Proteins found in one Drosophila innubila isolate TH190305 chromosome X, UK_Dinn_1.0, whole genome shotgun sequence genomic segment:
- the LOC117793859 gene encoding protein obstructor-E yields MKLFLCAIAVTLCVAATTGAGAGSAVNFECPKPKGQFPDEEQCDKYYVCEDGVAQAKLCPDGLVFDPLNRKINKCDQPFNVDCEDRTELQEPKSTKFCPRQNGFFAHPEASVCNIFYNCINGDALEMKCTVGLHFDEYSGTCVWPDTAKREGCGDPEKKSESGFSCPKDHPKMDVRGQVVTHPKYPHPMDCQKFYVCLNNEDPRDLGCQLGEVYNDVTEMCDAPENVPGCENWYKESVEDN; encoded by the exons ctggagctggagctggatcGGCAGTTAATTTCGAGTGCCCGAAACCGAAAGGTCAGTTTCCGGATGAGGAGCAATGCGATAAATATTATGTGTGTGAAGATGGCGTTGCCCAGGCGAAACTTTGTCCCGATGGCCTCGTCTTTGATCCCCTCAATCGCAAGATCAACAAATGCGATCAGCCCTTCAATGTGGACTGTGAGGATCGCACAGAGTTGC AGGAGCCCAAATCCACCAAGTTCTGTCCGAGACAAAACGGCTTCTTTGCCCATCCAGAGGCGAGTGTCTGCAATATTTTCTACAACTGCATTAATGGCGATGCCCTGGAAATGAAGTGTACCGTCGGTCTCCACTTCGACGAGTACTCCGGTACCTGTGTGTGGCCCGATACTGCCAAGCGTGAGGGCTGTGGCGATCCAGAGA aaaaatcaGAGAGCGGCTTCTCCTGTCCCAAGGATCATCCAAAGATGGATGTGCGTGGTCAGGTGGTAACCCATCCCAAGTATCCCCATCCCATGGATTGCCAGAAGTTCTACGTGTGCCTGAACAATGAGGATCCCCGGGATTTGGGATGTCAGCTGGGCGAGGTCTACAACGATGTTACCGAGATGTGCGATGCGCCCGAGAATGTGCCCGGTTGTGAGAATTGGTACAAGGAGAGCGTGGAAGATAATTAA